A genomic region of Gemmata massiliana contains the following coding sequences:
- a CDS encoding DUF1501 domain-containing protein, which produces MIRPDLTDPFGPTRRQFIRELGGSVGLLGLASYLRATEPSTAPVPTVALGKPHFKPRAKRVIFLFMAGGPSHLDMFDPKPVLAQHTGQRPGAADLRTERVTGGLLPSAFKFRPGGKSGLPVSDLLPNIRECADELCVLRGVHAINPNHSPAANFLASGRIDAVHPGIGSWVSYGLGSENADLPGFVSLGGGFGQAGFERSGYLPGQFQATRVAASETDPEKMIRHLRNPNISSEDQKRQLEALQSFNRTHATANGNDPQLEARIRAMETAFRMQSAAGEAFDVRRETVRVREAYGNGEFARGCLLARRLVERGVRFVQLSIGGWDHHAQINSGLKKLCGTIDQPIAALLRDLRQRGLLDDTLVVWGGEFGRTPVSENGDGRDHNHYGFTVWMAGGGVKAGTTYGATDEFGFKATEGRVSVHDLHATILHMLGLDHEKLTYRYSGRDFRLTDVHGRIVNEILA; this is translated from the coding sequence ATGATCCGACCCGATCTGACCGACCCGTTCGGACCGACTCGCCGGCAGTTCATCCGCGAACTCGGCGGGAGCGTGGGGCTACTCGGGCTGGCGAGTTACCTGCGCGCCACCGAACCATCGACTGCCCCGGTGCCAACCGTTGCGTTGGGGAAGCCGCACTTTAAGCCGCGTGCGAAGCGCGTCATCTTCCTGTTCATGGCGGGCGGGCCGTCGCACCTCGACATGTTCGACCCGAAACCGGTGCTCGCCCAGCACACCGGTCAGCGCCCCGGCGCGGCCGACCTGCGCACCGAGCGCGTCACCGGCGGGTTGCTCCCTTCAGCTTTCAAGTTCCGCCCGGGCGGGAAGTCCGGCCTGCCAGTAAGCGACTTGCTCCCGAATATCCGTGAATGCGCGGACGAGCTGTGCGTGCTCCGAGGCGTTCACGCGATCAACCCGAACCACTCACCGGCCGCCAATTTCCTGGCCAGCGGGCGCATCGACGCGGTCCACCCCGGGATCGGATCGTGGGTCTCTTACGGTCTGGGTTCCGAGAACGCGGACTTGCCCGGGTTCGTTTCGCTCGGGGGCGGGTTCGGTCAGGCGGGGTTCGAGCGAAGCGGGTACCTTCCCGGCCAGTTTCAGGCGACCCGCGTGGCCGCGTCGGAAACCGACCCGGAGAAGATGATCCGGCACTTGCGGAACCCGAACATCAGCTCCGAGGACCAGAAGCGCCAACTCGAAGCGCTCCAGTCCTTCAACCGCACGCACGCCACGGCCAACGGAAACGATCCGCAACTGGAAGCGCGCATCCGCGCGATGGAAACGGCGTTCCGGATGCAGTCCGCGGCCGGCGAAGCGTTCGATGTTCGCCGCGAAACAGTCCGCGTGCGGGAAGCCTACGGGAACGGGGAGTTCGCACGCGGGTGCCTGCTCGCCCGGCGCCTCGTCGAGCGCGGCGTCCGGTTCGTGCAACTCTCGATCGGCGGCTGGGACCACCACGCGCAAATCAACAGCGGGTTGAAGAAGTTGTGCGGCACGATCGACCAGCCGATCGCCGCGCTACTGAGGGACTTGCGCCAGCGCGGGCTTCTGGACGACACGCTGGTCGTTTGGGGCGGCGAGTTCGGGCGCACGCCGGTATCGGAGAACGGCGACGGCCGGGACCACAACCACTACGGGTTCACCGTGTGGATGGCGGGCGGCGGGGTGAAGGCCGGCACGACCTACGGCGCCACCGACGAGTTCGGGTTCAAGGCGACGGAGGGCCGCGTGAGCGTTCACGATCTGCACGCGACCATCCTGCACATGCTCGGACTCGACCACGAAAAGCTCACCTACCGCTACAGCGGGCGCGACTTCCGGCTGACGGACGTCCACGGCCGCATCGTGAACGAAATCCTGGCGTAA
- a CDS encoding PSD1 and planctomycete cytochrome C domain-containing protein, which produces MHVGSIPTAFVRAAVTYYGRTWPTALLLVALLPTSSRADDGIDFFEKKVRPILAEHCYSCHAVSTKKAKGGLELDTTTGIRKGGESGPLVKAKDEDSLLLKVVAHAPDFPAMPPKGKLPAAAVADLQRWVKMGAPLPAATQAPSTTASAREFWSFKPVVEQSRPTVSDPKWPIRKADFFILKKLDEQKLAPAPAADRRTLIRRVYFDLIGLPPTIEQVEAFVADARADAYERLVDELIASPRFGEKWARHWLDVARYAEDNSTGESTCRPPRFPYRYRDWVIGALNADVPFDRFVRLQLAADLLPDTPPTDFAALGFLGLSPVYHKEPKLSKDVISAFVADEWDERVDVVTRGFLGLTVACARCHDHKFDPITAEDYYALAGVMANTQLAERPLKPNANAGQDGLTTVRLELMDANLQLEYAKEMRGTAVKEKKDPTPFDGQIKQFEARVTELKKKEKALDTGTIANVVRDAGTWVNGDNPDWTVIDYKPGQYRDLPVFIRGNPARPGAIVARRFPTALSPSQPRSFREGSGRKELAEAIVSDATGLTARVFVNRTWGWVFGRSIVTTPSNFGALGDRPTHPELLDDLAARFVANRWSIKWLVRELVTSTTYRQSSRHNEKFAAADPDDRFLWRAPRKRLELEAWRDATLQVSGQLDLTGGGPSDNLDSPRSARRTVYGKVSRGERPADIHRLFDLPDPKAHGEKRDATTTPVQQLYFLNSPFVRQSATALAKAATTVQSTDIGVRALFRRVLLRDPTADELETAKRLIRPAREGAPPAWDLLAQTLLASNEFLFLN; this is translated from the coding sequence ATGCACGTCGGAAGCATCCCGACCGCTTTTGTGCGGGCGGCCGTGACTTATTACGGCCGGACGTGGCCCACCGCCCTCCTGCTCGTTGCCCTTTTGCCGACCAGCAGCCGCGCCGACGACGGGATCGATTTCTTCGAGAAGAAGGTCCGCCCAATCCTGGCCGAGCACTGTTACTCGTGCCACGCGGTGAGCACAAAAAAGGCCAAAGGTGGTCTCGAACTCGATACCACGACCGGCATTCGCAAGGGTGGGGAATCCGGGCCACTCGTCAAAGCCAAAGACGAAGACAGTTTGCTCCTGAAGGTCGTGGCCCACGCCCCGGACTTCCCCGCAATGCCTCCGAAAGGCAAGCTCCCGGCCGCAGCCGTTGCGGACCTCCAGCGATGGGTGAAAATGGGGGCGCCGCTCCCGGCCGCAACTCAGGCGCCATCCACCACAGCTTCTGCGCGCGAATTCTGGTCGTTCAAGCCTGTTGTGGAGCAATCCCGCCCGACGGTTTCGGACCCGAAGTGGCCGATCCGGAAAGCCGACTTCTTCATTCTGAAGAAGCTCGACGAACAGAAGCTCGCCCCCGCGCCGGCCGCGGACCGGCGCACGCTAATTCGCCGCGTCTACTTTGACCTCATTGGACTTCCGCCCACGATCGAGCAGGTCGAAGCGTTCGTTGCGGATGCCCGGGCCGATGCCTACGAGCGACTGGTTGATGAACTCATTGCCTCGCCGCGCTTTGGAGAAAAGTGGGCGCGCCACTGGCTCGACGTGGCCCGGTACGCCGAGGACAACTCCACCGGCGAATCGACGTGCCGCCCGCCGCGATTCCCGTACCGCTACCGCGACTGGGTCATCGGGGCGCTCAACGCCGACGTCCCGTTCGATCGCTTCGTTCGCCTCCAACTGGCCGCCGACCTGCTCCCCGACACCCCGCCCACAGATTTCGCGGCGCTCGGGTTCTTGGGGCTTTCGCCCGTCTACCACAAGGAACCCAAACTCTCGAAAGACGTAATCTCCGCGTTCGTTGCCGACGAGTGGGACGAGCGCGTGGACGTCGTCACCCGTGGGTTCCTCGGGCTGACCGTCGCTTGCGCGCGGTGCCACGACCACAAGTTCGACCCGATCACCGCGGAAGACTACTACGCCCTCGCCGGCGTGATGGCGAACACACAGCTCGCCGAGCGCCCGCTGAAGCCCAACGCCAACGCGGGTCAGGACGGCCTCACAACCGTCCGGCTCGAATTGATGGACGCAAACTTGCAGCTCGAATACGCGAAGGAGATGCGCGGAACGGCCGTGAAGGAGAAGAAAGACCCCACGCCGTTCGACGGGCAGATCAAGCAATTCGAGGCGCGCGTCACGGAACTGAAGAAGAAGGAAAAGGCCCTCGATACCGGGACGATTGCCAACGTGGTTCGGGACGCCGGGACGTGGGTGAACGGCGACAACCCGGACTGGACGGTAATCGACTACAAGCCCGGCCAGTACCGCGACCTCCCCGTATTCATTCGCGGGAACCCGGCCCGACCGGGCGCGATCGTCGCGCGCCGGTTCCCGACCGCGCTCTCGCCGAGCCAACCGCGCTCGTTCCGCGAAGGCAGCGGGCGGAAGGAACTCGCCGAGGCGATCGTTTCCGACGCGACCGGGCTGACCGCCCGCGTGTTCGTGAACCGGACCTGGGGTTGGGTGTTCGGCCGGTCCATCGTGACCACCCCGAGCAACTTCGGCGCGCTCGGAGACCGCCCGACGCACCCCGAACTGCTCGACGATCTCGCGGCCCGGTTCGTGGCCAATCGCTGGTCGATCAAGTGGCTCGTTCGCGAGCTGGTGACATCCACGACGTACCGCCAGTCGAGCCGACATAACGAGAAGTTCGCGGCCGCGGACCCGGACGACCGGTTCTTGTGGCGCGCCCCGCGCAAGCGCCTGGAACTGGAAGCGTGGCGCGACGCGACGCTTCAGGTCAGCGGCCAACTCGACCTCACCGGTGGCGGGCCGTCGGACAACCTGGACAGCCCGCGGAGCGCACGCCGAACGGTTTACGGCAAGGTGAGTCGCGGGGAACGGCCGGCCGACATTCACCGTCTGTTCGATCTGCCCGACCCGAAAGCCCACGGGGAGAAGCGCGACGCGACGACCACACCGGTTCAGCAGCTCTACTTCCTCAACAGCCCGTTCGTCCGCCAGTCGGCCACGGCACTGGCCAAAGCCGCGACAACAGTGCAATCGACCGACATTGGCGTTCGCGCGCTGTTCCGGCGCGTGCTGCTGCGCGACCCGACCGCCGACGAGTTGGAAACCGCCAAGCGCCTGATCCGGCCCGCGCGCGAAGGTGCCCCGCCCGCGTGGGACTTGCTCGCCCAAACGCTCCTGGCGAGCAACGAGTTCTTGTTCCTCAACTGA
- a CDS encoding RNA recognition motif domain-containing protein, with product MASKNLYVGNLPFTTTQADLEQLFGQYGTVTKVQVISDRETGRSRGFGFVEMSSGAEEAVAAMNGAEYQGRRLTVNEAKPREERPRGGGGGGGYGGGGGGYGGGGGGGRRGGGGGGYGGGGGGGYGGGYGGGRGDRY from the coding sequence ATGGCCAGCAAGAATCTTTACGTCGGCAACCTGCCGTTTACGACGACGCAGGCGGATCTGGAGCAGCTCTTCGGGCAGTACGGCACGGTCACCAAGGTACAGGTGATCTCGGACCGGGAAACCGGCCGGAGCCGCGGGTTCGGGTTCGTCGAAATGTCCAGCGGGGCCGAAGAAGCCGTCGCCGCTATGAACGGCGCCGAGTACCAGGGCCGCCGGTTGACCGTCAACGAGGCCAAGCCGCGTGAAGAGCGCCCGCGTGGGGGCGGCGGTGGCGGTGGTTACGGTGGTGGCGGTGGCGGGTACGGCGGTGGTGGTGGCGGCGGTCGCCGGGGTGGTGGCGGTGGCGGGTACGGTGGGGGCGGTGGTGGTGGCTACGGCGGCGGGTACGGCGGTGGCCGCGGCGACCGTTACTAA
- a CDS encoding sigma-70 family RNA polymerase sigma factor, whose translation MSEKSLVHLFPDLARYRYEGVPDDALVGRYVHERDEGAFTELVQRHGAMVLAVCRRVLRNSADADDVFQATFMVLARKADAIRPAGAVGPWLHGVAFRTAREALRRAARRRAKESRVVPREPIPEPVAPDVRHVLDAELDRLPKAFARVLVLCDMEGRTRRDVAALLDLPEGTVASRLARAREMLAARLTRRGVGLSVGALATVLSADPGAAVPPELLAGTVRSALTFGAGRTVEAVSPSVLELTNTVLRAHSTRLKFLIVGLVVAVAGVGGWAAMSETRPRQPDPERTSSAISDVAKQPQPVPVLNPAAALRTQLAGVWKVDAGVRDGRPLTDWEKNGFRFDFNLSGALTIYRGLIQDQRAFTWTIEPNAAPPTIVLTPPNANAVGAVRVAFELREGSLTLSWDDPQTGRGNPRAARGVSSRLTLSKVASASSSTELVVAPAAQNVVGTRLAGSWEADGALNGRLGLAAEPDPDEPPSKTTLTFTSDSTVARDVPAAYRELFAEKRVYLSGVMAVARGSRKPVSYRFLLIEHAGNALLVYFVPHLRDEWNCEEAATVMLVPGTEREKDLLFLSAFENAPHAPVGGFRRVEVKK comes from the coding sequence ATGTCGGAGAAATCGCTCGTCCACCTGTTCCCGGATCTCGCACGGTACCGCTACGAGGGCGTCCCCGATGACGCGCTCGTGGGTCGGTACGTCCACGAGCGCGACGAGGGAGCATTCACCGAACTGGTTCAGCGCCACGGGGCGATGGTGCTCGCCGTTTGCCGGCGGGTTCTGCGCAACTCCGCCGACGCGGACGACGTCTTCCAGGCCACATTCATGGTGCTGGCGCGTAAAGCGGACGCGATTCGGCCCGCGGGGGCGGTCGGTCCGTGGCTTCATGGCGTCGCGTTCCGGACCGCGCGGGAGGCCCTTCGGCGGGCCGCTCGGCGGCGAGCGAAGGAGAGTCGTGTGGTGCCCCGCGAACCGATCCCGGAACCCGTCGCGCCGGACGTGCGGCACGTGCTCGACGCCGAACTGGACCGGCTCCCGAAGGCGTTCGCGCGGGTTCTCGTGCTCTGCGACATGGAGGGGCGCACGCGGCGCGACGTGGCCGCGCTACTGGACTTGCCGGAAGGGACCGTTGCCAGCCGGCTCGCTCGCGCCCGCGAGATGCTCGCGGCGCGCCTCACTCGGCGCGGCGTCGGCCTGTCGGTAGGGGCACTGGCCACCGTTTTGTCTGCGGACCCGGGCGCTGCGGTGCCACCTGAGCTACTCGCGGGAACCGTGCGATCGGCGCTCACGTTCGGAGCGGGGCGCACAGTCGAGGCCGTTTCTCCCAGCGTCCTTGAGTTGACCAATACCGTGCTGCGTGCCCACAGCACGCGACTGAAGTTCCTCATCGTGGGTTTAGTGGTCGCGGTGGCGGGCGTCGGCGGGTGGGCCGCAATGAGCGAGACCCGGCCGCGACAGCCCGATCCCGAACGCACAAGCTCCGCGATCAGCGATGTTGCGAAGCAACCGCAACCGGTTCCGGTTCTTAACCCCGCAGCCGCGCTTCGCACGCAGTTGGCCGGTGTGTGGAAGGTGGACGCAGGCGTTCGAGACGGGCGCCCTCTAACTGACTGGGAGAAGAACGGGTTCCGGTTCGATTTCAACCTGTCAGGCGCTTTGACCATTTACCGCGGGCTGATTCAGGATCAGCGCGCGTTTACCTGGACCATCGAGCCGAATGCCGCGCCTCCAACGATCGTGTTGACTCCACCTAACGCCAACGCAGTCGGAGCGGTCCGCGTAGCTTTCGAGCTTCGAGAGGGTTCTCTCACCCTGTCGTGGGACGACCCACAGACGGGCCGAGGGAACCCGCGCGCCGCGAGGGGAGTGAGCAGCCGATTGACGCTCTCGAAGGTGGCGTCGGCGAGTTCTTCCACCGAGTTGGTGGTCGCTCCGGCCGCACAAAACGTTGTCGGGACGCGGCTCGCGGGTTCGTGGGAAGCGGACGGCGCATTGAACGGGCGCCTGGGGCTTGCGGCAGAACCCGATCCGGACGAACCGCCGAGCAAAACCACGCTCACGTTCACAAGTGACTCAACCGTCGCCCGCGACGTGCCGGCCGCGTACCGCGAACTGTTCGCTGAGAAGCGGGTCTACCTGTCCGGGGTCATGGCGGTGGCGCGCGGTTCGCGCAAGCCCGTGTCGTACCGGTTCCTGTTGATCGAGCACGCGGGTAACGCGCTCCTCGTTTACTTCGTTCCGCATCTGCGAGATGAGTGGAACTGTGAGGAGGCCGCGACCGTGATGCTCGTGCCCGGCACGGAGCGAGAAAAGGATCTGCTGTTTCTGTCGGCGTTCGAGAACGCGCCCCACGCTCCGGTTGGAGGATTCCGGCGCGTCGAGGTGAAGAAATAA
- a CDS encoding leucine-rich repeat domain-containing protein, giving the protein MFVYRGILIAGAVLLGFAPVSAGAPVPPPAPSPVGTWWVEGNGFYGELVIKEIKDGKIDGTIYDQPISGTYDASTNKLTFTRFQNADDKTGCQVWTGTLLPPADAESKQGGISGSYKSTAGPEWGQAGKEYSWSAWGKNEAAERALRFVSERGGRFALPPKGRGVYTFESVPKDNPRELLRVRACFAFVGQLDLSDIRVRDEDLKELAGLKRLHYLILNNTAVTGSGFDALSSVERLLWVSMANTEVTSDGLKKIAKMPHINTINLAGAKVPNADLKELTPLRELLQLDLNGTNVTDEGLKGLAGIHTLKALNLNNTAISGKGLEELAHLKYLEVLSLNNTTLTDDGMKAIGKVLSVRELHLKNAKVTEAGLKELGSLKKLVRLDLPGTPVTDSVLSAWNGLSDLVALDASRSRVTDQGFKELARLKSLERLYLEGTSVTGKDVSKLAGLNLDQLDLNYTKVGDLELRELAKLGSVRSIQLDGTAVTDEGLNDEVVRGLDHVGVLLLRNTKVTKTRVAELKQQGFRRGIIR; this is encoded by the coding sequence ATGTTCGTGTACCGAGGCATTTTGATCGCCGGTGCCGTCCTGCTCGGCTTCGCGCCGGTAAGTGCCGGGGCACCGGTGCCCCCACCGGCACCGAGTCCCGTTGGCACGTGGTGGGTCGAGGGGAACGGCTTCTATGGCGAACTCGTCATCAAGGAGATCAAGGATGGGAAAATCGATGGGACGATTTACGACCAGCCCATTTCCGGAACTTACGACGCGAGCACGAACAAGCTGACGTTCACGCGGTTCCAGAACGCGGACGATAAGACGGGGTGCCAGGTGTGGACCGGAACACTCTTGCCGCCCGCAGACGCGGAATCCAAGCAGGGCGGAATATCCGGGAGCTATAAGTCCACCGCGGGTCCGGAGTGGGGGCAGGCGGGCAAAGAGTATTCGTGGTCGGCGTGGGGCAAAAACGAAGCCGCGGAACGCGCCCTGCGGTTCGTGTCGGAGCGCGGTGGACGGTTCGCACTCCCTCCCAAGGGGAGAGGGGTGTACACGTTCGAGAGTGTCCCGAAGGACAACCCGCGCGAACTGCTCCGGGTGCGGGCCTGTTTCGCGTTCGTGGGGCAGCTCGACCTCTCGGATATCCGGGTTCGTGACGAGGATCTCAAGGAACTCGCTGGGCTGAAGCGCCTTCACTACCTCATTCTCAACAACACAGCCGTGACCGGAAGTGGGTTCGACGCGCTTTCTTCTGTGGAGCGCCTCCTTTGGGTCAGCATGGCCAATACGGAAGTCACGAGCGACGGATTGAAGAAGATTGCCAAGATGCCCCACATCAACACGATCAATCTGGCCGGGGCAAAGGTGCCCAACGCGGACCTGAAAGAGCTGACGCCGCTCCGGGAGCTCTTACAACTCGATCTGAATGGTACGAACGTCACTGACGAGGGCTTGAAGGGGCTGGCCGGAATTCACACGCTCAAAGCCCTCAATCTGAACAACACCGCGATCTCGGGTAAGGGGCTCGAGGAACTGGCCCATCTGAAGTACCTGGAAGTATTGAGCCTGAACAACACAACCCTGACGGACGACGGGATGAAGGCGATTGGGAAAGTGCTCAGCGTTCGCGAACTGCACCTGAAGAACGCCAAGGTCACCGAAGCGGGGCTAAAAGAGCTGGGGAGTCTGAAGAAACTGGTTCGTCTGGACCTCCCCGGTACTCCCGTAACGGATTCAGTCCTGAGCGCGTGGAACGGTTTAAGTGACTTGGTCGCTTTGGACGCGAGTCGGAGCCGCGTTACGGATCAGGGATTCAAGGAACTCGCGCGCCTGAAGTCGCTGGAACGCCTGTACCTCGAAGGAACGTCCGTGACGGGGAAAGACGTTTCCAAATTGGCTGGTTTGAATCTCGATCAGCTCGACTTGAACTACACGAAAGTGGGCGACCTGGAACTGCGCGAACTGGCAAAATTAGGTAGCGTGCGATCTATTCAGCTCGACGGTACCGCCGTCACCGACGAGGGGCTGAACGACGAGGTCGTTCGGGGGTTGGATCACGTGGGCGTTTTGTTGCTGCGGAACACCAAGGTGACAAAAACACGGGTGGCGGAACTCAAGCAACAGGGGTTCCGGCGGGGCATCATTCGCTGA
- a CDS encoding NAD-dependent succinate-semialdehyde dehydrogenase, whose amino-acid sequence MSATLPVKNRQLYIDGAWCDSSTGKKLGVINPATEETIAEVSFGNRADAARAVAAASAALPAWMKLTAYDRAKVLKKTADLMRERADALARTMTMEQGKPLVEAKGEVMHSADTFEWFAEEGKRAYGQVIPQTNPAKRHMTIKHPVGVVGAIGPWNFPITLQARKIAPALAAGCTIVCKPASQTPLSLIGVFECLIDAGLPKGVANMVIGSANEISDEFMQNEAVRKISFTGSTAVGKQLMKQAADQVKRLSLELGGHAPFIVFPDADPEVVAKAAVLGKFRNNGQVCISPSRFFVHKDIEKRFTEVAVAEAKNLKLGNGLDEGVVVGPMFEKKALEGTQALIDDAKGKGAKILTGGGKSTRFERGYFFEPTVLSGLSQDARILTDEPFAPVMPVLDFSKLDDVIAAANNTKYGLAAYVFTNDLSVAWRMAEGLEAGIIGLNDPVPATPQCPFGGMKESGMGRELAHEGLEAYLETKYVSMMLRG is encoded by the coding sequence ATGTCTGCTACTCTCCCAGTGAAGAACCGCCAACTGTACATCGACGGCGCGTGGTGCGACTCCTCGACCGGCAAGAAGCTCGGGGTCATCAACCCAGCCACAGAAGAGACGATCGCGGAAGTCAGCTTCGGGAACCGGGCGGACGCGGCCCGGGCCGTCGCTGCGGCGTCCGCTGCGCTCCCGGCGTGGATGAAACTGACCGCTTACGACCGGGCCAAGGTGCTGAAGAAGACCGCCGACCTCATGCGCGAGCGCGCGGACGCGCTGGCCCGCACGATGACGATGGAGCAGGGGAAGCCCCTCGTCGAAGCGAAGGGCGAGGTGATGCACTCCGCCGACACCTTCGAGTGGTTCGCGGAGGAGGGGAAGCGGGCCTACGGGCAGGTGATCCCGCAGACGAACCCGGCCAAGCGCCACATGACCATCAAACACCCGGTCGGCGTGGTCGGGGCCATCGGTCCGTGGAACTTCCCCATCACGCTCCAGGCGCGGAAGATCGCGCCCGCGCTCGCGGCCGGCTGCACCATCGTGTGCAAGCCCGCGAGCCAAACTCCGCTTTCGCTCATCGGCGTATTCGAGTGCCTCATCGACGCGGGGCTGCCGAAGGGCGTCGCCAACATGGTGATCGGCTCGGCCAACGAGATCAGCGACGAGTTCATGCAGAACGAGGCGGTGCGGAAGATCAGCTTCACCGGTTCGACGGCCGTGGGCAAGCAACTGATGAAGCAGGCCGCGGACCAAGTGAAACGGCTCAGCCTGGAACTCGGCGGGCACGCCCCGTTCATCGTGTTCCCGGACGCGGACCCGGAGGTCGTTGCGAAAGCCGCAGTGCTCGGTAAGTTCCGCAACAACGGGCAGGTGTGCATCAGCCCGAGCCGGTTCTTCGTTCACAAAGACATCGAGAAGCGCTTCACGGAGGTCGCGGTCGCCGAGGCGAAGAACCTCAAGTTGGGCAACGGACTCGACGAGGGCGTCGTGGTCGGGCCGATGTTCGAGAAGAAGGCGCTGGAAGGAACGCAAGCTCTGATCGACGACGCTAAGGGTAAAGGCGCAAAGATTCTGACCGGGGGCGGAAAGTCCACGCGGTTCGAGCGCGGGTACTTCTTCGAGCCGACCGTGCTGTCGGGTTTATCGCAAGACGCCCGGATTCTCACGGACGAACCGTTCGCGCCCGTGATGCCGGTACTGGACTTCTCGAAACTCGACGACGTAATTGCCGCCGCGAACAACACGAAGTATGGTTTGGCGGCGTATGTGTTTACGAACGACTTGAGTGTCGCGTGGCGGATGGCAGAGGGGCTGGAAGCCGGGATCATTGGTTTGAACGATCCGGTTCCCGCAACGCCTCAATGCCCCTTCGGGGGGATGAAAGAATCTGGCATGGGGCGCGAACTCGCCCATGAGGGGCTAGAAGCTTATCTCGAAACGAAATACGTATCGATGATGCTTCGCGGGTGA
- a CDS encoding glutathionylspermidine synthase family protein: MRRVTVDPRPNWQKRVEEFGLYYHTLRGEPYWDESAFYQFTNYEIDVIEEATNVLHKMCLDLVQEVIDKRLFGLFLIPQEFEEYVVRSWENDEPSVYGRFDLAYDGVGPPKLLEYNADTPTALVEASVAQWMWLKDVDERGDQFNSIHEHLIDAWKEVLKRDGGPIHFAAMTKLDTPEDYITAEYMRDVAIQAGAKTSFIDVTDIGYDRPRRVFVDNTGFPINRCFKLYPWEWMTKEEFAPHLRTAPTKWVEPPWKMILSCKSILPLLYERHPDSPFLLPASFDPLTDGSYVKKPIHAREGANIEVVVGGRVAHSTDGPYQGGPYVYQALASQLKPHDGRYPVLGSWVVNGEACGMGIREDVSLVTGNTSRFIPHQMVG, from the coding sequence GTGCGCCGGGTCACCGTCGATCCCCGACCCAACTGGCAGAAACGGGTCGAAGAGTTCGGGCTGTACTACCACACCCTCCGCGGCGAACCATACTGGGACGAATCCGCGTTCTACCAGTTCACGAACTACGAAATCGACGTTATCGAAGAGGCGACCAACGTACTTCACAAGATGTGTCTTGACCTCGTTCAAGAGGTCATCGACAAGCGCCTGTTCGGACTGTTCCTCATCCCTCAAGAGTTTGAAGAGTACGTCGTCCGGTCGTGGGAGAACGACGAACCGTCGGTGTACGGTCGGTTCGACCTCGCTTACGACGGTGTCGGCCCGCCCAAACTGCTCGAGTACAACGCGGACACCCCGACGGCGCTCGTAGAGGCGTCCGTCGCGCAGTGGATGTGGCTCAAGGACGTGGACGAGCGCGGCGACCAGTTCAACAGCATCCACGAGCACCTGATCGACGCCTGGAAGGAAGTCCTCAAGCGCGATGGCGGGCCGATCCACTTCGCCGCGATGACCAAACTGGACACGCCCGAGGACTACATCACCGCGGAGTACATGCGGGACGTTGCGATCCAGGCCGGTGCGAAGACCTCGTTTATCGACGTTACCGACATCGGGTACGACCGCCCGCGCCGCGTGTTCGTGGACAATACGGGGTTCCCGATCAACCGGTGCTTCAAACTGTACCCGTGGGAGTGGATGACGAAAGAAGAGTTCGCCCCGCACCTCCGCACCGCGCCGACCAAGTGGGTCGAACCGCCGTGGAAAATGATCCTCAGTTGTAAGAGCATCCTGCCGCTTTTGTACGAACGGCACCCCGACAGCCCGTTCCTGTTGCCGGCCTCGTTCGACCCGTTGACTGATGGGAGCTACGTGAAGAAGCCGATTCACGCGCGCGAGGGAGCGAACATCGAGGTCGTCGTCGGCGGGCGGGTCGCGCACAGCACGGACGGGCCGTACCAGGGCGGGCCGTATGTGTACCAAGCACTCGCGAGCCAGTTGAAGCCGCACGACGGGCGCTACCCGGTGCTCGGGAGCTGGGTCGTGAACGGCGAGGCGTGCGGCATGGGCATCCGCGAAGACGTGTCACTCGTGACCGGTAACACGAGCCGCTTTATCCCGCATCAGATGGTGGGGTAG